One genomic region from Populus nigra chromosome 8, ddPopNigr1.1, whole genome shotgun sequence encodes:
- the LOC133700724 gene encoding carbon catabolite repressor protein 4 homolog 4 isoform X2: MLKSLSSLTRLPIPPVSTSCRICSSKMSTTKPSPTCPKFISVEGDDIYSSSKPDGVRFSLVSYNILAQVYVKSSFFPHSPSSCLKWKARSQAILTVLENLGTDFLCLQELDEYDSFYKKNIESYGYSSIYIQRNGQKRDGCGIFYKPDCADLLLEERIEYNDLVGSIQDESNLCDDKHSDTQANGDENSEPKNGSSSKSTLEDRGDPNDPRVRLKRDCVGIIAAFRLKDTLHHVIVANTHIYWDPEWADVKLAQAKYLLSRIAQFKELVSEKYECMPSVILAGDFNSIPGDKVYEYLVSGNSSSASLAECLDELPIPLCSVYGSTRGEPPFTNCTPDFTNTLDYIFFVPDDQIKPLSFLELPEANSPNVLGGLPNYYHPSDHLPIGAEFEITRE; this comes from the exons ATGCTAAAATCCCTCTCATCACTTACCCGCCTACCCATTCCACCTGTATCCACCAG tTGTAGAATTTGTTCGAGCAAAATGAGCACAACAaaaccatcaccaacatgcCCAAAATTTATTTCTGTTGAGGGAGATGACATTTACTCCAGCAGTAAACCTGATG GTGTTAGATTCAGTCTTGTCTCCTATAACATTTTGGCTCAG GTTTATGTGAAGAGTTCTTTTTTCCCACACTCTCCGTCTTCTTGTCTcaa GTGGAAAGCTCGCTCGCAGGCAATTTTAACTGTTCTCGAGAACCTTGGGACTGACTTCCTCTGCCTACAG GAATTGGACGAGTATGATAgcttttacaagaaaaatattgaaagttaTGGTTACTCCAGCATTTATATTCAGAGAAATGGGCAGAAGCGTGATGGCTGTGGAATTTTTTATAAGCCCGACTG CGCAGATTTGCTGCTAGAGGAAAGAATAGAGTACAATGATCTTGTTGGTTCAATTCAAGACGAGTCAAATTTATGTGATGATAAACACAGTGATACCCAGGCAAATGGAGATGAAAATAGTGAACCAAAGAATG GTTCATCATCAAAAAGTACTCTTGAAGATCGTGGAGATCCTAATGATCCTCGTGTAAGATTAAAGCGAGACTGTGTTGGAATTATAGCTGCTTTTAGACTCAAGGATACTCTCCATCATGTTATCGTGGCAAACACTCACATTTACTG GGATCCAGAATGGGCTGATGTGAAGCTTGCTCAAGCTAAATATCTTCTATCACGCATAGCTCAATTCAAGGAACTAGTTTctgaaaaatatgaatgcatgccTTCAGTAATTCTTGCTGGCGACTTCAATTCAATCCCAGGGGATAAG GTTTATGAGTACCTTGTATCTGGCAACTCGTCATCAGCTTCACTAGCGGAATGTTTGGATGAGCTTCCTATTCCGCTGTGCAGTGTCTATGGTAGTACAAGGGGAGAACCACCGTTCACAAACTGCACGCCTGACTTCACCAATACGCTTGATTATATATTCTTTGTCCCTGACGATCAAATTAAACCACTCAGTTTCCTTGAACTTCCTGAAGCAAACTCGCCTAATGTTCTTGGTGGCTTACCAAACTATTACCACCCAAGTGATCATCTACCGATTGGTGCTGAGTTTGAAATAACGAGGGAATAA
- the LOC133700724 gene encoding carbon catabolite repressor protein 4 homolog 4 isoform X1 translates to MLKSLSSLTRLPIPPVSTSSCRICSSKMSTTKPSPTCPKFISVEGDDIYSSSKPDGVRFSLVSYNILAQVYVKSSFFPHSPSSCLKWKARSQAILTVLENLGTDFLCLQELDEYDSFYKKNIESYGYSSIYIQRNGQKRDGCGIFYKPDCADLLLEERIEYNDLVGSIQDESNLCDDKHSDTQANGDENSEPKNGSSSKSTLEDRGDPNDPRVRLKRDCVGIIAAFRLKDTLHHVIVANTHIYWDPEWADVKLAQAKYLLSRIAQFKELVSEKYECMPSVILAGDFNSIPGDKVYEYLVSGNSSSASLAECLDELPIPLCSVYGSTRGEPPFTNCTPDFTNTLDYIFFVPDDQIKPLSFLELPEANSPNVLGGLPNYYHPSDHLPIGAEFEITRE, encoded by the exons ATGCTAAAATCCCTCTCATCACTTACCCGCCTACCCATTCCACCTGTATCCACCAG cagtTGTAGAATTTGTTCGAGCAAAATGAGCACAACAaaaccatcaccaacatgcCCAAAATTTATTTCTGTTGAGGGAGATGACATTTACTCCAGCAGTAAACCTGATG GTGTTAGATTCAGTCTTGTCTCCTATAACATTTTGGCTCAG GTTTATGTGAAGAGTTCTTTTTTCCCACACTCTCCGTCTTCTTGTCTcaa GTGGAAAGCTCGCTCGCAGGCAATTTTAACTGTTCTCGAGAACCTTGGGACTGACTTCCTCTGCCTACAG GAATTGGACGAGTATGATAgcttttacaagaaaaatattgaaagttaTGGTTACTCCAGCATTTATATTCAGAGAAATGGGCAGAAGCGTGATGGCTGTGGAATTTTTTATAAGCCCGACTG CGCAGATTTGCTGCTAGAGGAAAGAATAGAGTACAATGATCTTGTTGGTTCAATTCAAGACGAGTCAAATTTATGTGATGATAAACACAGTGATACCCAGGCAAATGGAGATGAAAATAGTGAACCAAAGAATG GTTCATCATCAAAAAGTACTCTTGAAGATCGTGGAGATCCTAATGATCCTCGTGTAAGATTAAAGCGAGACTGTGTTGGAATTATAGCTGCTTTTAGACTCAAGGATACTCTCCATCATGTTATCGTGGCAAACACTCACATTTACTG GGATCCAGAATGGGCTGATGTGAAGCTTGCTCAAGCTAAATATCTTCTATCACGCATAGCTCAATTCAAGGAACTAGTTTctgaaaaatatgaatgcatgccTTCAGTAATTCTTGCTGGCGACTTCAATTCAATCCCAGGGGATAAG GTTTATGAGTACCTTGTATCTGGCAACTCGTCATCAGCTTCACTAGCGGAATGTTTGGATGAGCTTCCTATTCCGCTGTGCAGTGTCTATGGTAGTACAAGGGGAGAACCACCGTTCACAAACTGCACGCCTGACTTCACCAATACGCTTGATTATATATTCTTTGTCCCTGACGATCAAATTAAACCACTCAGTTTCCTTGAACTTCCTGAAGCAAACTCGCCTAATGTTCTTGGTGGCTTACCAAACTATTACCACCCAAGTGATCATCTACCGATTGGTGCTGAGTTTGAAATAACGAGGGAATAA
- the LOC133700465 gene encoding nudix hydrolase 2-like produces MAFSSTSSLPIMKQTKPDAERTLLNAVEDRYGGVKVDVEDSMDCNVYVSLLRDSITQWRKQGKKGVWIKLPIHLANLVEPTVKEGFRYHHAESDYLMLVYWIPETPDTLPANASHTVGIGAFVVNDNREVLVVQEKNGAFKGKDVWKFPTGVANQGEDICKAAIREVKEETDIDTEFVEILAFSQTHQTFYGKSDLFFVCMLRPLSSDINKQDSEIEAAQWMPIEEYVAQPFNQKHESFKNIANICLRKSRRNYAGFSAVPMASSSGKKSYSYFNKLQLENETTN; encoded by the exons ATGGCATTCTCATCTACGAGTTCATTGCCAATAATGAAGCAGACAAAACCAGATGCTGAAAGGACATTACTAAATGCTGTTGAAGATAGATATGGAGGAGTTAAGGTAGATGTGGAGGATTCCATGGACTGTAATGTTTATGTTTCTCTGCTTAGAGATTCGATAACACAATGGAGGAAGCAG ggGAAAAAGGGTGTTTGGATCAAGTTACCTATTCACCTTGCTAATCTTGTTGAACCTACAGTTAAG GAAGGATTTAGGTACCACCATGCAGAGTCAGATTACTTGATGTTAGTCTATTGGATTCCTGAGACTCCTGACACGCTTCCTGCAAATGCCTCCCATACTGTTGGTATTGGTGCCTTTGTCGTAAATGATAACAGAGAG GTACTGGTAGTTCAGGAGAAGAACGGGGCATTCAAAGGAAAAGATGTATGGAAGTTCCCTACGGGCGTCGCTAATCAA GGCGAGGATATTTGTAAAGCTGCAATTCGAGAGGTGAAGGAAGAGACTGAT ATTGACACAGAATTTGTGGAAATATTAGCATTCAG CCAAACCCACCAGACATTTTATGGGAAATCGGATTTATTTTTCGTTTGCATGCTACGACCACTGTCCTCTGACATCAACAAACAAGATTCAGAGATTGAGGCAGCTCAG TGGATGCCAATTGAGGAGTATGTAGCCCAGCCTTTCAATCAGAAACACGAGTCGTTCAAAAATATTGCTAATATATGCTTGAGGAAGTCGAGGAGAAACTACGCAGGATTTTCCGCAGTGCCCATGGCGTCATCGTCTGGTAAAAAGTCCTACTCCTACTTCAACAAACTTCAGCTTGAGAACGAAACCACCAATTAG
- the LOC133701717 gene encoding cleavage stimulation factor subunit 77 isoform X1 — MASADNGAQSETKDQATTSTTAATDPYNVEAAEILASSAQHMPIAQAAPIYEQILSLFPTASKFWKQYAEAHMAVNNDDAIKQIFSRCLLNCLHIPLWRCYIRFIRKVNEKKGADGQDEIRKAFEFMLGYVGADMASGPVWMEYITFLKSLPAQTAQEESIRMTAIRKTYQKAIITPTHHVEQLWREYENFENSVSRQLAKGLISEYQPKYNSARAVYREQKKYVDEIDYNMLAVPPTGSFKEEQQWMAWKRFLTFEKGNPQRIDSVSSNKRIIFTYEQCLMYLYHYQDVWYDYATWHAKSGSIDSAIKVFQRALKALPDSDTLKYAYAELEESRGAIQPARKIYESLLGDGVNATALAHIQFIRFLRRNEGVEAARKYFLDARKSPDCSYHVYVAYALIAFCLDKDSKIAHNIFEAGLKRFMHEPVYILEYADFLSRLNDERNIRALFERALSSLPPEESVEVWKRYIQFEQTYGDLASMLKVEQRRKEALSRTGEDGASALESSLQDVVSRYSFMDLWPCSSKDLDHLARQEWLAKNINKKAEKSAVSNGPATLDKIPAGLASNSNVSGKVIYPDTSQTVIYDPRQKLEAGIPPSTTASGFKAASNPLSNPIGLAPNVFDEVLKATPPALISFLANLPVVEGPAPNVDIVLSICLQSDVPVGKTGKSGTTQTPMLSGPATSDLSGSSRSRPVPSGSSFKTRDRQSGKRKDRDRQEEDETATVQSQPLPRDVFRIRQIQKSRAAATTSQTGSVSYGSALSGDLSGSTT; from the exons ATGGCATCTGCCGATAATGGAGCTCAATCTGAAACAAag GATCAAGCAACAACAAGTACTACTGCTGCGACTGATCCTTACAATGTCGAAGCTGCAGAAATATTAGCGAGCAGCGCACAG CATATGCCGATTGCCCAAGCTGCACCGATATATGAGCAAATCCTTTCACTGTTTCCCACTGCT TCAAAATTTTGGAAACAATATGCGGAGGCACATATGGCTGTGAATAATGATGATGCTATAAAACAGATATTTAGCCGGTGTTTATTGAATTGTCTTCATATTCCTCTTTG GCGATGCTATATTCGATTCATCAGAAAGGTCAATGAGAAGAAGGGTGCAGACGGGCAGGATGAAATAAGAAAAGCTTTTGAGTTCATGCTTGGTTATGTTG GGGCAGACATGGCATCTGGGCCTGTATGGATGGAATACATTACCTTTCTGAAGTCACTACCA GCTCAAACTGCACAGGAAGAGTCAATACGGATGACCGCTATACGTAAAACATACCAGAAAGCTATTATCACTCCTACCCATCATGTTGAACAACTCTGGAGAGAATacgaaaattttgaaaattctgTCAGCAGGCAATTG GCCAAAGGACTCATATCTGAATATCAACCAAAATATAACAGTGCCAGGGCTGTCTATAGGGAGCAGAAGAAATATGTTGATGAAATTGATTATAATATGCTAGCTGTACCACCAACTGGATCTTTCAAG GAAGAACAACAATGGATGGCTTGGAAGAGATTTTTGACATTTGAGAA AGGAAACCCCCAAAGGATAGACAGCGTGTCCTCCAACAAACGAATTATATTCACCTATGAGCAG TGTCTGATGTATTTGTATCATTATCAAGATGTATGGTATGACTATGCTACCTGGCATGCAAAAAGTGGCTCTATAGATTCTGCAATCAAAGTGTTTCAGAGGGCTTTGAAGGCTCTTCcag ATTCAGATACGCTGAAGTATGCTTATGCTGAGTTGGAGGAATCTCGTGGAGCAATCCAG CCTGCAAGGAAAATCTACGAAAGCCTCTTGGGAGATGGTGTTAATGCAACAGCACTAGCTCATATACAG TTTATTCGCTTTCTAAGAAGGAATGAAGGAGTGGAAGCAGCTCGCAAGTACTTCTTAGATGCTCGGAAATCCCCAGACTGCTCTTATCATGTTTATGTTGCTTATGCTTTGATAGCATTTTGTCTGGACAAGGATTCAAAG ATCGCGCACAATATTTTTGAAGCAGGATTGAAACGCTTCATGCATGAACCAGTGTACATTCTGGA ATATGCAGATTTCTTGTCCCGTTTGAATGATGAGAGAAACATTCGAGCTTTATTTGAGCGTGCATTAAGCTCGCTACCACCCGAGGAATCTGTTGAG GTCTGGAAACGATATATCCAGTTTGAGCAAACATATGGTGATCTTGCCAGCATGTTGAag GTCgagcaaagaagaaaagaagctcTTTCGAGGACAGGGGAAGATGGAGCATCAGCATTAGAGAGTTCATTGCAGGATGTTGTGTCACGGTATAGTTTCATGGATCTTTGGCCATGCTCCTCTAAGGATTTGGATCACTTAGCTCGGCAAGAG TGGCtagctaaaaatattaataagaaagcAGAGAAGTCTGCTGTTTCTAACGGACCTGCGACTTTAG ATAAGATTCCTGCTGGTCTGGCAAGTAATTCAAATGTATCTGGTAAAGTAATTTATCCAGATACCTCACAAACAGTAATTTATGACCCAAGGCAAAAGCTAG AGGCTGGAATTCCACCTAGCACAACAGCGTCTGGGTTCAAGGCTGCTTCTAACCCATTGTCGAATCCTATTGGATTGGCACCCAATGTATTTGATGAGGTGCTGAAAGCAACACCACCTGcattgatatcttttttagcGAACTTGCCCGTAGTTGAAG GTCCTGCACCAAATGTAGATATTGTATTATCAATTTGTTTGCAGAGTGACGTACCTGTTGGGAAAACAGGAAAGTCAGGGACAACCCAAACTCCAATGCTTTCTGGTCCTGCAACAAGTGATCTTTCTGGTTCGAGCAGATCACGTCCTGTCCCAAGCGGTTCATCTTTCAAAACACGGGATAGACAATCTGGGAAACGGAAGGACCGAGACA ggcaagaagaagatgaaacggCTACCGTCCAAAGCCAGCCATTACCTAGAGATGTTTTCAGGATACGGCAGATTCAAAAATCGCGAGCTGCTGCTACCACTTCACAGACAGGGTCAGTATCATACGGAAGTGCTCTCTCAGGAGATCTGTCTGGTAGTACCACCTGA
- the LOC133701717 gene encoding cleavage stimulation factor subunit 77 isoform X2: MSKSFHCFPLLRCYIRFIRKVNEKKGADGQDEIRKAFEFMLGYVGADMASGPVWMEYITFLKSLPAQTAQEESIRMTAIRKTYQKAIITPTHHVEQLWREYENFENSVSRQLAKGLISEYQPKYNSARAVYREQKKYVDEIDYNMLAVPPTGSFKEEQQWMAWKRFLTFEKGNPQRIDSVSSNKRIIFTYEQCLMYLYHYQDVWYDYATWHAKSGSIDSAIKVFQRALKALPDSDTLKYAYAELEESRGAIQPARKIYESLLGDGVNATALAHIQFIRFLRRNEGVEAARKYFLDARKSPDCSYHVYVAYALIAFCLDKDSKIAHNIFEAGLKRFMHEPVYILEYADFLSRLNDERNIRALFERALSSLPPEESVEVWKRYIQFEQTYGDLASMLKVEQRRKEALSRTGEDGASALESSLQDVVSRYSFMDLWPCSSKDLDHLARQEWLAKNINKKAEKSAVSNGPATLDKIPAGLASNSNVSGKVIYPDTSQTVIYDPRQKLEAGIPPSTTASGFKAASNPLSNPIGLAPNVFDEVLKATPPALISFLANLPVVEGPAPNVDIVLSICLQSDVPVGKTGKSGTTQTPMLSGPATSDLSGSSRSRPVPSGSSFKTRDRQSGKRKDRDRQEEDETATVQSQPLPRDVFRIRQIQKSRAAATTSQTGSVSYGSALSGDLSGSTT; this comes from the exons ATGAGCAAATCCTTTCACTGTTTCCCACTGCT GCGATGCTATATTCGATTCATCAGAAAGGTCAATGAGAAGAAGGGTGCAGACGGGCAGGATGAAATAAGAAAAGCTTTTGAGTTCATGCTTGGTTATGTTG GGGCAGACATGGCATCTGGGCCTGTATGGATGGAATACATTACCTTTCTGAAGTCACTACCA GCTCAAACTGCACAGGAAGAGTCAATACGGATGACCGCTATACGTAAAACATACCAGAAAGCTATTATCACTCCTACCCATCATGTTGAACAACTCTGGAGAGAATacgaaaattttgaaaattctgTCAGCAGGCAATTG GCCAAAGGACTCATATCTGAATATCAACCAAAATATAACAGTGCCAGGGCTGTCTATAGGGAGCAGAAGAAATATGTTGATGAAATTGATTATAATATGCTAGCTGTACCACCAACTGGATCTTTCAAG GAAGAACAACAATGGATGGCTTGGAAGAGATTTTTGACATTTGAGAA AGGAAACCCCCAAAGGATAGACAGCGTGTCCTCCAACAAACGAATTATATTCACCTATGAGCAG TGTCTGATGTATTTGTATCATTATCAAGATGTATGGTATGACTATGCTACCTGGCATGCAAAAAGTGGCTCTATAGATTCTGCAATCAAAGTGTTTCAGAGGGCTTTGAAGGCTCTTCcag ATTCAGATACGCTGAAGTATGCTTATGCTGAGTTGGAGGAATCTCGTGGAGCAATCCAG CCTGCAAGGAAAATCTACGAAAGCCTCTTGGGAGATGGTGTTAATGCAACAGCACTAGCTCATATACAG TTTATTCGCTTTCTAAGAAGGAATGAAGGAGTGGAAGCAGCTCGCAAGTACTTCTTAGATGCTCGGAAATCCCCAGACTGCTCTTATCATGTTTATGTTGCTTATGCTTTGATAGCATTTTGTCTGGACAAGGATTCAAAG ATCGCGCACAATATTTTTGAAGCAGGATTGAAACGCTTCATGCATGAACCAGTGTACATTCTGGA ATATGCAGATTTCTTGTCCCGTTTGAATGATGAGAGAAACATTCGAGCTTTATTTGAGCGTGCATTAAGCTCGCTACCACCCGAGGAATCTGTTGAG GTCTGGAAACGATATATCCAGTTTGAGCAAACATATGGTGATCTTGCCAGCATGTTGAag GTCgagcaaagaagaaaagaagctcTTTCGAGGACAGGGGAAGATGGAGCATCAGCATTAGAGAGTTCATTGCAGGATGTTGTGTCACGGTATAGTTTCATGGATCTTTGGCCATGCTCCTCTAAGGATTTGGATCACTTAGCTCGGCAAGAG TGGCtagctaaaaatattaataagaaagcAGAGAAGTCTGCTGTTTCTAACGGACCTGCGACTTTAG ATAAGATTCCTGCTGGTCTGGCAAGTAATTCAAATGTATCTGGTAAAGTAATTTATCCAGATACCTCACAAACAGTAATTTATGACCCAAGGCAAAAGCTAG AGGCTGGAATTCCACCTAGCACAACAGCGTCTGGGTTCAAGGCTGCTTCTAACCCATTGTCGAATCCTATTGGATTGGCACCCAATGTATTTGATGAGGTGCTGAAAGCAACACCACCTGcattgatatcttttttagcGAACTTGCCCGTAGTTGAAG GTCCTGCACCAAATGTAGATATTGTATTATCAATTTGTTTGCAGAGTGACGTACCTGTTGGGAAAACAGGAAAGTCAGGGACAACCCAAACTCCAATGCTTTCTGGTCCTGCAACAAGTGATCTTTCTGGTTCGAGCAGATCACGTCCTGTCCCAAGCGGTTCATCTTTCAAAACACGGGATAGACAATCTGGGAAACGGAAGGACCGAGACA ggcaagaagaagatgaaacggCTACCGTCCAAAGCCAGCCATTACCTAGAGATGTTTTCAGGATACGGCAGATTCAAAAATCGCGAGCTGCTGCTACCACTTCACAGACAGGGTCAGTATCATACGGAAGTGCTCTCTCAGGAGATCTGTCTGGTAGTACCACCTGA